Proteins found in one Lycium ferocissimum isolate CSIRO_LF1 chromosome 6, AGI_CSIRO_Lferr_CH_V1, whole genome shotgun sequence genomic segment:
- the LOC132058913 gene encoding uncharacterized protein LOC132058913 isoform X1, with product MASSSFALFISMLLLGGVTCYGLEVGRKMLVENFTIPSTPTKKVGTRFFTSVIPLTPTSTDGTRDFMSVIPSTPTRRNDEGQERVRREIDMNEPARMIDCDDVEEEEEEDNQVIMVSSPSITVSKRGTRNFMSSIPSIPTSTVPSIPTRIIHHGSRKILTNRRLIEAKGSTSPTAPGN from the exons ATGGCTTCCTCCTCGTTTGCTTTATTCATCTCTATGTTGCTGCTTGGTGGCGTCACTTGTTATGGCctagaagttggaagaaaaatgCTGGTTGAAAACTTCACTATTCCATCAACTCCAACAAAGAAGGTTGGAACTCGCTTTTTCACGAGTGTTATTCCATTAACTCCAACCAGTACAGATGGAACTCGCGATTTCATGAGTGTTATTCCATCAACTCCAACCA gGAGAAATGATGAGGGACAAGAAAGGGTAAGGAGGGAAATAGATATGAATGAACCAGCAAGGATGATAGATTGTGAcgatgttgaagaagaagaagaagaagataatcaAGTGATAATGGTTTCATCACCTAGCATCACTGTTTCAAAGAGGGGAACTCGCAATTTTATGAGTAGTATTCCATCAATTCCAACCAGTACTGTTCCATCAATTCCAACTAGAATTATTCATCATGGAAGTCGGAAGATTCTTACTAACCGTCGTCTAATTGAGGCCAAAGGTAGCACGTCTCCAACTGCGCCCGGCAATtaa
- the LOC132058913 gene encoding uncharacterized protein LOC132058913 isoform X2 encodes MISQQKKMAPSFLALFISILFLGAITCYVPEVASRMLVENSFTSTISSAPTSKDGTRDIMSVIPSTPIRRNDEGQERVRREIDMNEPARMIDCDDVEEEEEEDNQVIMVSSPSITVSKRGTRNFMSSIPSIPTSTVPSIPTRIIHHGSRKILTNRRLIEAKGSTSPTAPGN; translated from the exons ATGATATCTCAACAAAAAAAGATGGCTCCTTCTTTCCTTGCTTTATTCATTTCAATATTGTTCCTTGGTGCCATTACTTGTTATGTCCCAGAAGTAGCAAGCAGAATGCTGGTTGAAAACAGCTTCACTAGCACTATTTCATCAGCTCCAACCAGTAAAGATGGAACTCGTGATATCATGAGTGTTATTCCATCAACTCCAATCA gGAGAAATGATGAGGGACAAGAAAGGGTAAGGAGGGAAATAGATATGAATGAACCAGCAAGGATGATAGATTGTGAcgatgttgaagaagaagaagaagaagataatcaAGTGATAATGGTTTCATCACCTAGCATCACTGTTTCAAAGAGGGGAACTCGCAATTTTATGAGTAGTATTCCATCAATTCCAACCAGTACTGTTCCATCAATTCCAACTAGAATTATTCATCATGGAAGTCGGAAGATTCTTACTAACCGTCGTCTAATTGAGGCCAAAGGTAGCACGTCTCCAACTGCGCCCGGCAATtaa
- the LOC132060487 gene encoding protein FAR1-RELATED SEQUENCE 5-like translates to MEASLKRRTRGYRWLLRGIVKPDGLSEITKFHPKHTCDMGQSRVDHFNLDINLIAHVLLKDIEETPRMPIKTCISMVHSKYGKIISKRKGFLRRRRAFEMIFGAWESSFRVLSGYMAALQYDNPGTVVQWRLFEGRIFDFVFWAFKPSIDGFAHYRNVISIDRTHVYNRYDIKLLIVVGMDANGSIFPLTFAIGANESNETWEMFLTHLKTHVIKGSQGICVLSDRHKGILHNMRTLEGWQPPHAYHRYCLKHLKANFQTKFGNGTVNKLMWGAAMQHQRRKWAAKMDC, encoded by the exons ATGGAGGCTAGTTTAAAGCGACGGACTCGAGGCTATCGGTGGTTGCTTCGTGGAATTGTTAAGCCTGATGGTCTGTCggaaatcacaaaattccatccaaagcacacttgtgatatgggacaAAGTCGAGTggatcattttaatttagatataaaCCTGATTGCTCATGTGTTACTTAAAGACATTGAGGAAACTCCAAG GATGCCCATCAAAACTTGTATTAGCATGGTCCACTCCAAATATGGTAAAATTataagcaagagaaagggattTCTCAGGCGTAGACGTGCTTTTGAGATGATCTTTGGAGCTTGGGAATCCTCTTTTCGGGTGTTGTCGGGATATATGGCGGCTCTACAATATGATAATCCTGGCACTGTTGTACAGTGGCGGCTTTTTGAGGGCAGAATTTTCGACTTCGtcttttgggcattcaaaccaagtattgatggttttgctcactaCCGGAATGTGATATCGATAGATAGGACGCATGTATATAACCGATATGACATTAAGCTCCTAATTGTAGTAGgtatggatgccaatgggtcaatattcccTCTTACTTTCGCAATTGGCGCCAACGAGAGCAATGAGACATGGGAGATGTTCTTGACTCATCtgaaaactcatgttattaagggtaGTCAGGGCATATGTGTCCTATCggatcgtcataaaggcatattgcacaatatgcgtACTCTGGAAGGGTGGCAGCCTCCACATGCTTACCATCGATATTGTTTAAAGCACTTAAAAGCTAATTTTCAAACAAAGTTTGGAAATGGCActgtaaacaaattgatgtggggggcTGCGATGCAGCATCAAcgaagaaaatgggctgcaaAAATGGACTGCTAA
- the LOC132058913 gene encoding uncharacterized protein LOC132058913 isoform X3, protein MASSSFALFISMLLLGGVTCYGLEVGRKMLVEKSVIPLTPTSTDGTRDFMSVIPSTPTRRNDEGQERVRREIDMNEPARMIDCDDVEEEEEEDNQVIMVSSPSITVSKRGTRNFMSSIPSIPTSTVPSIPTRIIHHGSRKILTNRRLIEAKGSTSPTAPGN, encoded by the exons ATGGCTTCCTCCTCGTTTGCTTTATTCATCTCTATGTTGCTGCTTGGTGGCGTCACTTGTTATGGCctagaagttggaagaaaaatgCTGGTTGAAAA GAGTGTTATTCCATTAACTCCAACCAGTACAGATGGAACTCGCGATTTCATGAGTGTTATTCCATCAACTCCAACCA gGAGAAATGATGAGGGACAAGAAAGGGTAAGGAGGGAAATAGATATGAATGAACCAGCAAGGATGATAGATTGTGAcgatgttgaagaagaagaagaagaagataatcaAGTGATAATGGTTTCATCACCTAGCATCACTGTTTCAAAGAGGGGAACTCGCAATTTTATGAGTAGTATTCCATCAATTCCAACCAGTACTGTTCCATCAATTCCAACTAGAATTATTCATCATGGAAGTCGGAAGATTCTTACTAACCGTCGTCTAATTGAGGCCAAAGGTAGCACGTCTCCAACTGCGCCCGGCAATtaa